The Lycium barbarum isolate Lr01 chromosome 12, ASM1917538v2, whole genome shotgun sequence genome includes a region encoding these proteins:
- the LOC132625158 gene encoding serine/threonine protein phosphatase 2A 57 kDa regulatory subunit B' theta isoform-like isoform X1, with protein MIKQILNRLPRKPSKSGDNRDGGTSIFHSNASNSSRSSDLSNSRPGSLSAPTPGLNNGDRLPQAINAKVNGNAAVFSYEALPNLRDVPASEKQNLFIKKLNLCCILFDFSDPAKNLKEKDIKRQTLVELVDYVTSANGKFTEAVMQEVIKMVSVNLFRPPTPQPGDNKVLEGFDMEEDEPLMDPAWPHLQIVYEFLLRFVASPETDAKLAKRYIDHSFVIKLLDQFDSEDPREREYLKTVLHRIYGKFMVHRPFIRKSINNIFYRFIFETEKHNGIAELLEILGSIINGFALPLKEEHKLFLVRALIPLHKPKCVQMYHQQLTYCITQFVEKDCKLADTVIRGLLKYWPITNSSKEVMFLGELEEVLEATQSPEFQRCMVPLFRRISRCLSSSHFQVAERALFLWNNDHIENLIKQNRKVILPIIFPALEKNARGHWNQAVQSLTLNVRKIFSDVDPELFEECLHKFEEDQSREEENKTKREMTWKRLEEMAAMKAASIEPMLVSLRVTPHSSTG; from the exons ATGATCAAGCAGATACTCAATAGGCTCCCACGGAAGCCGTCTAAGTCAGGAGATAATCGTGATGGAGGAACCTCTATATTTCATTCAAATGCTTCAAATAGTTCAAGAAGCAGTGACTTGTCTAATTCCCGACCAGGGAGTTTGAGTGCTCCAACTCCAGGGCTGAATAATGGAGATAGACTCCCACAGGCTATAAATGCTAAGGTGAATGGAAATGCAGCAGTTTTTTCGTATGAGGCATTGCCTAATTTGAGGGATGTACCAGCTTCTGAGAAGCAAAACTTGTTCATCAAAAAGCTGAACTTGTGTTGTATCTTGTTTGACTTTTCTGACCCAGctaaaaacttgaaagaaaaagACATCAAGCGACAGACATTGGTGGAGCTAGTTGATTATGTTACTTCTGCAAATGGGAAATTTACAGAAGCAGTCATGCAAGAAGTAATTAAGATGGTATCCGTAAATTTGTTCAGACCTCCTACTCCCCAGCCTGGGGATAACAAAGTTTTGGAAGGTTTTGACATGGAAGAAGACGAACCGTTGATGGACCCTGCATGGCCTCATTTGCAAATTGTGTATGAGTTCCTTCTCAGGTTTGTGGCATCACCAGAGACAGATGCAAAATTGGCTAAGAGATACATTGATCACTCATTTGTAATAAAGTTATTAGATCAATTCGATTCAGAAGATCCAAGAGAAAGAGAGTACTTGAAGACTGTACTTCATCGCATATATGGAAAGTTCATGGTGCACCGTCCATTCATTAGGAAATCAATCAACAATATATTTTATCGGTTTATTTTTGAAACTGAGAAACATAATGGAATAGccgaactcttagaaattttggGAAGTATAATCAATGGATTTGCTCTACCACTAAAGGAAGAGCACAAATTGTTCCTTGTTCGAGCTCTTATTCCACTTCATAAACCAAAATGCGTCCAGATGTATCATCAGCAGTTAACTTACTGCATAACACAATTTGTGGAAAAGGACTGCAAGCTTGCTGATACTGTCATAAGAGGTTTGTTGAAATATTGGCCTATCACAAACAGTTCAAAGGAGGTAATGTTCTTAGGCGAGCTGGAAGAGGTCCTAGAAGCAACTCAGTCTCCAGAGTTTCAGCGCTGTATGGTTCCTTTGTTTCGTCGGATCAGTCGTTGCTTGAGCAGCTCACACTTTCAG GTGGCTGAGAGGGCTTTGTTCCTGTGGAACAATGATCATATTGAGAACCTAATCAAACAAAATCGTAAAGTTATACTGCCAATAATCTTTCCTGCCTTGGAAAAGAATGCTAGAGGCCACTGGAATCAGGCAGTACAAAGCTTGACATTAAATGTCCGTAAAATCTTCTCTGATGTTGATCCTGAACTCTTTGAAGAATGCTTGCACAAATTTGAAGAAGATCAGTCTCGTGAAGAAGAGAACAAGACAAAACGTGAAATGACTTGGAAACGGTTAGAGGAGATGGCAGCAATGAAAGCTGCTAGCATTGAGCCAATGCTAGTTTCTCTTAGGGTAACTCCTCATTCATCCACTGGCTAG
- the LOC132625158 gene encoding serine/threonine protein phosphatase 2A 59 kDa regulatory subunit B' eta isoform-like isoform X2: MIKQILNRLPRKPSKSGDNRDGGTSIFHSNASNSSRSSDLSNSRPGSLSAPTPGLNNGDRLPQAINAKVNGNAAVFSYEALPNLRDVPASEKQNLFIKKLNLCCILFDFSDPAKNLKEKDIKRQTLVELVDYVTSANGKFTEAVMQEVIKMVSVNLFRPPTPQPGDNKVLEGFDMEEDEPLMDPAWPHLQIVYEFLLRFVASPETDAKLAKRYIDHSFVIKLLDQFDSEDPREREYLKTVLHRIYGKFMVHRPFIRKSINNIFYRFIFETEKHNGIAELLEILGSIINGFALPLKEEHKLFLVRALIPLHKPKCVQMYHQQLTYCITQFVEKDCKLADTVIRGLLKYWPITNSSKEVMFLGELEEVLEATQSPEFQRCMVPLFRRISRCLSSSHFQSCIDRWLRGLCSCGTMIILRT, encoded by the exons ATGATCAAGCAGATACTCAATAGGCTCCCACGGAAGCCGTCTAAGTCAGGAGATAATCGTGATGGAGGAACCTCTATATTTCATTCAAATGCTTCAAATAGTTCAAGAAGCAGTGACTTGTCTAATTCCCGACCAGGGAGTTTGAGTGCTCCAACTCCAGGGCTGAATAATGGAGATAGACTCCCACAGGCTATAAATGCTAAGGTGAATGGAAATGCAGCAGTTTTTTCGTATGAGGCATTGCCTAATTTGAGGGATGTACCAGCTTCTGAGAAGCAAAACTTGTTCATCAAAAAGCTGAACTTGTGTTGTATCTTGTTTGACTTTTCTGACCCAGctaaaaacttgaaagaaaaagACATCAAGCGACAGACATTGGTGGAGCTAGTTGATTATGTTACTTCTGCAAATGGGAAATTTACAGAAGCAGTCATGCAAGAAGTAATTAAGATGGTATCCGTAAATTTGTTCAGACCTCCTACTCCCCAGCCTGGGGATAACAAAGTTTTGGAAGGTTTTGACATGGAAGAAGACGAACCGTTGATGGACCCTGCATGGCCTCATTTGCAAATTGTGTATGAGTTCCTTCTCAGGTTTGTGGCATCACCAGAGACAGATGCAAAATTGGCTAAGAGATACATTGATCACTCATTTGTAATAAAGTTATTAGATCAATTCGATTCAGAAGATCCAAGAGAAAGAGAGTACTTGAAGACTGTACTTCATCGCATATATGGAAAGTTCATGGTGCACCGTCCATTCATTAGGAAATCAATCAACAATATATTTTATCGGTTTATTTTTGAAACTGAGAAACATAATGGAATAGccgaactcttagaaattttggGAAGTATAATCAATGGATTTGCTCTACCACTAAAGGAAGAGCACAAATTGTTCCTTGTTCGAGCTCTTATTCCACTTCATAAACCAAAATGCGTCCAGATGTATCATCAGCAGTTAACTTACTGCATAACACAATTTGTGGAAAAGGACTGCAAGCTTGCTGATACTGTCATAAGAGGTTTGTTGAAATATTGGCCTATCACAAACAGTTCAAAGGAGGTAATGTTCTTAGGCGAGCTGGAAGAGGTCCTAGAAGCAACTCAGTCTCCAGAGTTTCAGCGCTGTATGGTTCCTTTGTTTCGTCGGATCAGTCGTTGCTTGAGCAGCTCACACTTTCAG TCTTGCATTGACAGGTGGCTGAGAGGGCTTTGTTCCTGTGGAACAATGATCATATTGAGAACCTAA
- the LOC132621560 gene encoding AUGMIN subunit 6-like isoform X1: MTMDREKEREIELESAMYTNCLLLGLDPSIIGIVANNGTPRVGFFRHSNPKLGEQLLYFLLSSLRGPAQSAKDFDKVWPIFDSAQSRDFRKVVQGIISELESQGALPRSNSRVSSLATCCGPRFVELLWQLSLHALREVHRRTFAADVASNPLPASLTDVAFSHAATLLPVTKARIALERRRFLKNAEIAVHRQATWSNLAHDMTAEFRGLCAEEAYLQQELEKLHDVRNKVKLEGEMWDELVSSSSQNSHMVQRATRLWDSLLSRQNQHEILASGPIEDLIAHREHRYRISGSALLAAMDQSSVAPPRDLVSSHPDNKDQSERSPADVNREMHVNNPDSSHTQANDERFSRVDERTARGHPTIDIAEVLRRWTHALQRIHKQSLQLAKVNDGDGPELLRSSQDDGMSGHAESLGATLAEHRQHLASIQVLINQLKEVAPAIQNSITQLTGEVNSVSSSLLPMAENHARSHSLVQAQNSRRTSENSPDEVAEMTSKMSSMHFEKASASSPALKLPPLFSLTPNSSGKGGNMQKRQVSAQASQIENMHEKKSPDLSISNNSMDNPPQADDDTIFVQNLKRSVREAALSSQSYYLESSQDSRSDDSSEHYFISVPGVGFSHLGNKSNLLRSKKLIAPEPDSSFLGNHAPQSHVRINSDGLPDLFNDLRSLDGYDGIDGFLSTMGSNSSVSDACRSFYDMEEAEDQVFSPPLLMDMSQLADAYEDLLAPLSETETALMKH, from the exons ATGACGATGGATAGAGAAAAGGAAAGGGAAATAGAGTTAGAGAGTGCAATGTACACTAACTGTTTGTTATTAGGATTGGATCCATCGATAATTGGAATTGTAGCCAATAATGGCACGCCACGTGTTGGATTTTTTCGACATTCAAACCCTAAATTAGGAGAACAGCTACTTTATTTCTTACTTTCTTCACTTAGAGGCCCTGCTCAATCCGCTAAG GATTTCGATAAGGTCTGGCCAATATTTGATTCAGCACAATCTCGTGATTTTCGCAAa GTTGTGCAAGGAATTATAAGCGAGTTGGAATCACAAGGGGCACTTCCTAGAAGCAATTCGAGGGTGTCATCTCTTGCGACATGCTGTGGACCAAG ATTTGTCGAACTTCTGTGGCAACTCTCACTGCATGCTTTGAGGGAAGTTCATAGGCGAACATTTGCCGCTGATGTTGCTTCTAACCCATTACCTGCTTCATTGACAGATGTAGCTTTCTCACATGCAGCCACCTTACTTCCTGTAACCAAG GCTAGGATTGCTCTTGAAAGAAGAAGGTTTCTGAAAAATGCAGAAATAGCAGTTCATAGACAGGCTACGTGGTCTAATTTGGCTCATGATATGACCGCTGAGTTTCGAGGCCTTTGTGCTGAAGAG GCTTATTTGCAGCAAGAACTTGAAAAACTGCATGATGTTAGAAATAAAGTAAAGTTGGAAGGTGAGATGTGGGATGAACTTGTGTCAAGCTCAAGTCAAAACTCGCATATGGTCCAAAGAGCTACTCGCTTGTGGGACTCTTTGCTATCTCGCCAGA ATCAGCACGAGATTCTTGCTTCTGGCCCAATAGAGGATCTTATAGCTCATCGTGAGCATAG GTATCGCATATCTGGTTCGGCTTTGCTTGCAGCCATGGATCAAAGCTCTGTGGCTCCACCTCGTGATTTAGTGTCATCACATCCAGATAATAAGGACCAATCTGAAAGATCACCTGCAGATGTAAATCGAGAAATGCATGTGAACAATCCTGATTCTTCTCATACTCAAGCAAATGATGAGAGATTTTCTCGAGTTGATGAAAGGACTGCAAGAGGCCATCCAACTATCGATATAGCTGAAGTGTTGAGGCGTTGGACACACGCTTTACAGCGAATTCACAAGCAGTCACTTCAATTA GCAAAAGTAAATGATGGCGATGGTCCAGAGCTTCTGAGAAGTTCACAAGATGATGGTATGAGTGGTCATGCAGAATCCTTGGGTGCAACACTTGCTGAACATCGGCAGCACCTAGCAAGTATACAG GTGCTCATAAATCAACTGAAGGAAGTTGCTCCAGCTATACAGAATTCAATCACACAGCTTACAGGTGAAGTTAATAGTGTTTCATCCAGTCTTCTCCCCATGGCCGAAAATCATGCTAGATCACATTCACTGGTCCAAGCACAGAATAGCAGAAGGACTTCG GAGAACAGCCCTGATGAGGTAGCTGAGATGACCTCAAAAATGTCGTCCATGCATTTTGAAAAGGCATCAGCCAGTTCCCCTGCTTTAAAACTCCCACCTTTGTTTAGTTTAACACCAAATTCTTCCGGAAAAGGTGGGAACATGCAGAAGAGACAGGTCTCAGCTCAAGCCAGCCAAATAGAAAATATGCATGAGAAAAAATCTCCAGATCTGTCAATTTCAAATAATTCAATGGATAATCCTCCACAAG CAGATGATGACACTATCTTTGTCCAAAATTTGAAGAGATCTGTGAGAGAAGCTGCACTTTCCTCCCAATCTTACTATCTGGAATCATCTCAAGATAGTCGTTCTGATGATAGCTCTGAGCACTATTTTATATCTGTACCAGGGGTTGGGTTTTCTCATCTTGGTAATAAATCAAACTTATTGAGAAGTAAAAAGCTGATTGCGCCTGAACCCGATTCATCTTTTCTTGGGAATCATGCTCCGCAAAGTCATGTGCGCATCAACTCAGATGGACTTCCTGACTTATTTAATGATCTGCGGTCTCTTGATGGCTATGATGGCATAGATGGTTTTCTTTCGACCATGGGTTCGAACTCTTCAGTTTCTGATGCTTGCAGGTCAttttatgatatggaggaagctGAAGATCAAGTATTTTCTCCTCCTTTGCTTATGGATATGTCACAGTTGGCAGACGCTTACGAGGACTTACTTG CACCTTTGTCAGAAACTGAAACTGCATTAATGAAGCACTGA
- the LOC132621560 gene encoding AUGMIN subunit 6-like isoform X2: MTMDREKEREIELESAMYTNCLLLGLDPSIIGIVANNGTPRVGFFRHSNPKLGEQLLYFLLSSLRGPAQSAKDFDKVWPIFDSAQSRDFRKVVQGIISELESQGALPRSNSRVSSLATCCGPRFVELLWQLSLHALREVHRRTFAADVASNPLPASLTDVAFSHAATLLPVTKARIALERRRFLKNAEIAVHRQATWSNLAHDMTAEFRGLCAEEAYLQQELEKLHDVRNKVKLEGEMWDELVSSSSQNSHMVQRATRLWDSLLSRQNQHEILASGPIEDLIAHREHRYRISGSALLAAMDQSSVAPPRDLVSSHPDNKDQSERSPADVNREMHVNNPDSSHTQANDERFSRVDERTARGHPTIDIAEVLRRWTHALQRIHKQSLQLAKVNDGDGPELLRSSQDDGMSGHAESLGATLAEHRQHLASIQVLINQLKEVAPAIQNSITQLTGEVNSVSSSLLPMAENHARSHSLVQAQNSRRTSENSPDEVAEMTSKMSSMHFEKASASSPALKLPPLFSLTPNSSGKGGNMQKRQVSAQASQIENMHEKKSPDLSISNNSMDNPPQDDDTIFVQNLKRSVREAALSSQSYYLESSQDSRSDDSSEHYFISVPGVGFSHLGNKSNLLRSKKLIAPEPDSSFLGNHAPQSHVRINSDGLPDLFNDLRSLDGYDGIDGFLSTMGSNSSVSDACRSFYDMEEAEDQVFSPPLLMDMSQLADAYEDLLAPLSETETALMKH, from the exons ATGACGATGGATAGAGAAAAGGAAAGGGAAATAGAGTTAGAGAGTGCAATGTACACTAACTGTTTGTTATTAGGATTGGATCCATCGATAATTGGAATTGTAGCCAATAATGGCACGCCACGTGTTGGATTTTTTCGACATTCAAACCCTAAATTAGGAGAACAGCTACTTTATTTCTTACTTTCTTCACTTAGAGGCCCTGCTCAATCCGCTAAG GATTTCGATAAGGTCTGGCCAATATTTGATTCAGCACAATCTCGTGATTTTCGCAAa GTTGTGCAAGGAATTATAAGCGAGTTGGAATCACAAGGGGCACTTCCTAGAAGCAATTCGAGGGTGTCATCTCTTGCGACATGCTGTGGACCAAG ATTTGTCGAACTTCTGTGGCAACTCTCACTGCATGCTTTGAGGGAAGTTCATAGGCGAACATTTGCCGCTGATGTTGCTTCTAACCCATTACCTGCTTCATTGACAGATGTAGCTTTCTCACATGCAGCCACCTTACTTCCTGTAACCAAG GCTAGGATTGCTCTTGAAAGAAGAAGGTTTCTGAAAAATGCAGAAATAGCAGTTCATAGACAGGCTACGTGGTCTAATTTGGCTCATGATATGACCGCTGAGTTTCGAGGCCTTTGTGCTGAAGAG GCTTATTTGCAGCAAGAACTTGAAAAACTGCATGATGTTAGAAATAAAGTAAAGTTGGAAGGTGAGATGTGGGATGAACTTGTGTCAAGCTCAAGTCAAAACTCGCATATGGTCCAAAGAGCTACTCGCTTGTGGGACTCTTTGCTATCTCGCCAGA ATCAGCACGAGATTCTTGCTTCTGGCCCAATAGAGGATCTTATAGCTCATCGTGAGCATAG GTATCGCATATCTGGTTCGGCTTTGCTTGCAGCCATGGATCAAAGCTCTGTGGCTCCACCTCGTGATTTAGTGTCATCACATCCAGATAATAAGGACCAATCTGAAAGATCACCTGCAGATGTAAATCGAGAAATGCATGTGAACAATCCTGATTCTTCTCATACTCAAGCAAATGATGAGAGATTTTCTCGAGTTGATGAAAGGACTGCAAGAGGCCATCCAACTATCGATATAGCTGAAGTGTTGAGGCGTTGGACACACGCTTTACAGCGAATTCACAAGCAGTCACTTCAATTA GCAAAAGTAAATGATGGCGATGGTCCAGAGCTTCTGAGAAGTTCACAAGATGATGGTATGAGTGGTCATGCAGAATCCTTGGGTGCAACACTTGCTGAACATCGGCAGCACCTAGCAAGTATACAG GTGCTCATAAATCAACTGAAGGAAGTTGCTCCAGCTATACAGAATTCAATCACACAGCTTACAGGTGAAGTTAATAGTGTTTCATCCAGTCTTCTCCCCATGGCCGAAAATCATGCTAGATCACATTCACTGGTCCAAGCACAGAATAGCAGAAGGACTTCG GAGAACAGCCCTGATGAGGTAGCTGAGATGACCTCAAAAATGTCGTCCATGCATTTTGAAAAGGCATCAGCCAGTTCCCCTGCTTTAAAACTCCCACCTTTGTTTAGTTTAACACCAAATTCTTCCGGAAAAGGTGGGAACATGCAGAAGAGACAGGTCTCAGCTCAAGCCAGCCAAATAGAAAATATGCATGAGAAAAAATCTCCAGATCTGTCAATTTCAAATAATTCAATGGATAATCCTCCACAAG ATGATGACACTATCTTTGTCCAAAATTTGAAGAGATCTGTGAGAGAAGCTGCACTTTCCTCCCAATCTTACTATCTGGAATCATCTCAAGATAGTCGTTCTGATGATAGCTCTGAGCACTATTTTATATCTGTACCAGGGGTTGGGTTTTCTCATCTTGGTAATAAATCAAACTTATTGAGAAGTAAAAAGCTGATTGCGCCTGAACCCGATTCATCTTTTCTTGGGAATCATGCTCCGCAAAGTCATGTGCGCATCAACTCAGATGGACTTCCTGACTTATTTAATGATCTGCGGTCTCTTGATGGCTATGATGGCATAGATGGTTTTCTTTCGACCATGGGTTCGAACTCTTCAGTTTCTGATGCTTGCAGGTCAttttatgatatggaggaagctGAAGATCAAGTATTTTCTCCTCCTTTGCTTATGGATATGTCACAGTTGGCAGACGCTTACGAGGACTTACTTG CACCTTTGTCAGAAACTGAAACTGCATTAATGAAGCACTGA